One Roseimaritima multifibrata DNA window includes the following coding sequences:
- a CDS encoding efflux RND transporter periplasmic adaptor subunit yields the protein MNRLVSIARSLLGPVIVLAVLFAGWTYREQLFPQQETAEATDDNPRKASVEKQTVLEISEQARRNLALVSKAARPQSYWRTIVIPGEVADRPGLSDRGVTSPAVGVVTAIHAFPGDTMRPGEPLFSIRLFSEYLQATQTQLFKARQETVIVQAEIDRLAAAVRTGAVSGAKTIELQSEISRQNTLIQAARQELLTRGLTPQQVQQIEAGTFVSTVEVVAPPVRDFDKFTDVQPVEKIQQVHQVSELVQEVPIAYEVQELAVELGQQVQAGQLLANLSNHQMLYIVGHAFKREATFLELAAQERRPVEIEFAEDDQGGWPELQQTFKIRHLSNSIDTNSRTFDFYVPLSNQSRSYGDEGRVFLVWRFRPGQRARIHVPVEKFDNVFVLPAEAVVREGPEAYVFRQNGDLFKQIPVHVLHEDRRSVVLANDGGITAGAFLAQNSAASLNRVLKSQSTGGQEPGVHVHADGTTHAAH from the coding sequence ATGAATCGATTGGTTTCGATTGCCAGATCATTGCTAGGGCCGGTGATTGTGCTCGCCGTTTTGTTTGCGGGGTGGACGTACCGCGAGCAGTTGTTTCCGCAACAAGAAACAGCCGAAGCGACGGATGATAATCCGAGGAAGGCGTCGGTGGAAAAACAAACGGTGCTTGAGATCAGCGAGCAGGCTCGTAGGAACCTTGCACTGGTCTCCAAAGCGGCGCGTCCGCAATCTTACTGGCGGACGATCGTGATTCCGGGGGAAGTTGCGGATCGACCGGGGCTTTCGGATCGCGGTGTCACCTCGCCAGCGGTCGGAGTCGTCACGGCGATTCATGCCTTTCCCGGCGATACGATGCGACCGGGGGAACCACTGTTTTCGATCCGTTTGTTCAGCGAATATCTGCAAGCCACTCAGACTCAGTTGTTCAAAGCACGGCAGGAAACCGTCATTGTCCAAGCCGAAATCGATCGCTTGGCGGCAGCCGTTCGTACGGGGGCCGTGTCGGGGGCCAAAACGATTGAATTGCAAAGCGAAATTAGTCGCCAAAACACATTGATACAAGCGGCGCGGCAAGAGCTGTTGACGCGTGGCCTGACACCCCAGCAAGTCCAACAGATCGAAGCGGGGACGTTTGTCTCGACCGTCGAAGTTGTCGCGCCACCGGTGCGTGATTTCGATAAGTTCACCGATGTTCAGCCTGTCGAAAAAATTCAACAGGTTCATCAGGTCAGCGAATTGGTGCAGGAGGTGCCGATTGCATATGAGGTTCAGGAATTAGCTGTCGAACTTGGGCAGCAGGTGCAAGCGGGGCAATTACTTGCGAATCTTTCCAATCACCAAATGCTTTATATCGTCGGTCACGCTTTTAAGAGAGAGGCGACGTTTCTTGAACTGGCAGCACAGGAACGACGCCCCGTCGAAATTGAGTTCGCCGAAGATGACCAGGGCGGTTGGCCAGAACTGCAGCAGACCTTCAAAATTCGACATCTATCGAATTCGATCGATACGAACAGTCGGACGTTTGATTTCTACGTCCCGTTGTCAAATCAATCCCGATCGTATGGCGACGAAGGGCGTGTTTTCCTTGTCTGGCGTTTTCGCCCAGGACAACGTGCTCGGATTCATGTCCCGGTCGAAAAGTTCGATAACGTGTTTGTGCTGCCTGCCGAGGCCGTCGTGCGAGAGGGGCCCGAGGCATACGTATTTCGCCAGAACGGCGATCTGTTTAAGCAGATTCCTGTTCATGTTCTGCACGAGGACCGGCGATCGGTTGTGCTTGCCAATGATGGCGGCATCACTGCGGGAGCTTTCCTGGCACAGAATTCGGCGGCTTCGCTGAATCGGGTCTTAAAGTCACAGTCCACTGGCGGACAAGAACCCGGGGTGCATGTGCATGCCGATGGCACCACCCATGCGGCCCACTAA
- a CDS encoding efflux RND transporter permease subunit, with protein MLDAIIKFSLRYRMLVVVVSLFVLVYGSYLATQMSIDVFPDLDRPRVVIITEAPGLATEEVETLVTQPIEIALMGANGVQAVRSQSTAGLNVIYIEFDWSTEIRAARQTVQERLSTLEGILPDGIRPQMTPPSSIMGQIIVAGIYRQRGPGGGRLVQVGNTEMMAEMVRAGKKNMQFAIWNPGDRHDFASWKKVSTQEIQWEQDPSTDARLQKSTVGTAAIRIDGKTYDAYFYSDAKQQLELRTVADWIIRPRLLKVTGVAEVFMLGGDRKQYQILIDPTALLEYDVTVQDVEQALRSSNINTSGGFAVTGETERPIRILGRLGPESRVVIEDLKKVPVGNHPKRAVLLEQVARVIEGPQIKRGDGSVDGHPGIVFTTVKQPHVDTRELSDAIAAAFDEVEASLPADIVVNSELFRLRNFIDRGIFNVAEALAIGAVLVIIVLFLFLLNFRTTFITLTAIPLSLVLTTLTFRVIGWLSGSELSINVMTLGGIAVAMGELVDDAIVDVENIFRRLKQNNRLPLEKQKSPLLITFEASKEIRTSIVFGTAVVILSFMPLFALSGVEGRLFSPLGFAYIVSILSSFVVSMTVTPVLSYYLLPNSRATHHEGDGFLLHGLKAIVTHMIRLSMAMPRTLFVLTWLAVALAAWQMSMLGRNFLPPFDEGSIQVNVTLPPGSSLDASNEVSGAIDLVFQSMQKNADNPTGEILHFVRRTGRAEMDEHASPVNFGEYILSMNPESPTEREQILATLREKISDEAPGVDIEVEQPLAHLISHMISGVYAQIAIKIHGDDLDTLQRVAEQVKATIQDVPGITPPIVEPIQETPELHIALRADDLALHGVTRQYVADVLQTALQGEVVSQVLEGQRRFDLLVRLEEEYRTDYANLDRLRIDLPDREGQPDRGQIELREVADVGVGTGPNSINRENARRRIVIRCNTEGRDLAGAVNDIKNRIGNQVEMPVGYFIEYGGQFESQQRATRMIVVLAGVSVIGMFVVLLILFPSIRIVLQILNALPTAFIGGVMALVITQQSLTVASLVGFISLGGIAVRNGILLVTHYFHLMKEEGEDFTEEMVLRGSLERLAPVLMTALTAGIGLIPLVLGGQEPGREILYPVATVILGGLATSTFCEFLIHPGFFWKFSGKDAARLATLETEDDEFGMK; from the coding sequence ATGCTGGATGCAATCATTAAGTTCTCGCTGCGATATCGCATGCTGGTCGTCGTGGTCAGTCTGTTTGTGCTGGTCTACGGATCGTATCTGGCGACGCAGATGTCGATTGACGTTTTCCCCGACCTGGATCGTCCTCGTGTTGTCATCATTACCGAAGCTCCTGGATTAGCAACGGAGGAAGTCGAAACACTGGTGACGCAGCCGATTGAGATTGCTCTGATGGGAGCCAATGGGGTTCAGGCAGTTCGCAGTCAATCGACAGCCGGGTTGAATGTGATCTATATCGAATTCGATTGGTCCACCGAAATTCGTGCGGCTCGCCAAACCGTGCAAGAACGCTTGTCGACACTTGAAGGTATTTTGCCGGATGGAATTCGACCGCAGATGACTCCTCCTTCTTCGATCATGGGGCAGATTATTGTCGCGGGGATTTACCGGCAAAGGGGGCCTGGCGGTGGACGATTGGTTCAGGTCGGCAATACGGAAATGATGGCCGAAATGGTCCGCGCTGGAAAAAAGAACATGCAGTTCGCCATTTGGAATCCAGGCGATCGCCATGATTTCGCAAGCTGGAAGAAAGTTTCAACACAGGAAATTCAGTGGGAACAGGATCCCAGTACTGACGCTCGGCTCCAAAAGTCCACCGTCGGAACCGCTGCAATCCGAATCGATGGGAAAACTTACGACGCTTATTTTTACAGCGACGCAAAACAGCAGCTGGAACTGCGAACCGTCGCGGACTGGATCATTCGTCCGCGGTTGTTGAAAGTAACCGGAGTGGCCGAGGTCTTTATGCTTGGCGGAGATCGCAAGCAGTACCAGATTCTGATCGATCCCACTGCATTGCTCGAATACGATGTCACCGTGCAGGACGTCGAACAGGCACTGCGATCCAGTAACATCAATACCAGCGGCGGCTTCGCCGTTACGGGGGAAACCGAGCGGCCGATTCGTATTCTAGGACGGTTGGGGCCAGAGTCACGCGTTGTGATCGAAGACCTGAAGAAAGTCCCCGTCGGTAACCATCCGAAACGTGCCGTTTTGCTGGAACAGGTTGCTCGAGTCATCGAGGGGCCGCAGATCAAGCGTGGTGACGGCAGCGTCGATGGGCATCCTGGTATCGTTTTCACAACCGTCAAACAGCCTCATGTCGATACACGCGAACTGAGTGACGCAATTGCAGCAGCGTTTGACGAAGTCGAAGCATCCCTGCCCGCCGATATCGTTGTCAATTCGGAACTGTTTCGACTGAGGAACTTTATTGACCGGGGTATCTTTAATGTTGCCGAAGCGCTTGCGATCGGAGCGGTGCTGGTCATCATCGTGCTGTTTTTGTTCCTGCTGAACTTTCGCACGACTTTTATAACGTTAACCGCAATCCCGCTATCGCTTGTCCTGACCACTCTGACTTTTCGTGTGATCGGTTGGCTAAGTGGTAGTGAACTGTCAATCAATGTGATGACGTTGGGCGGGATCGCCGTGGCGATGGGCGAATTAGTCGACGACGCAATTGTCGATGTGGAAAATATCTTTCGACGGCTTAAACAGAACAATCGCCTGCCGCTTGAAAAGCAGAAGTCACCCCTACTGATTACTTTTGAAGCGAGCAAAGAGATTCGGACTTCGATCGTGTTTGGAACCGCGGTTGTGATCCTTTCTTTCATGCCTCTGTTTGCTTTGTCAGGCGTGGAAGGTCGCTTGTTTTCGCCGCTGGGGTTCGCCTATATCGTTTCGATCCTTTCGTCATTTGTCGTGTCGATGACCGTCACGCCGGTCCTTTCTTACTACCTGCTACCGAATTCGCGTGCGACGCACCATGAAGGAGACGGCTTTCTGTTGCATGGGTTAAAGGCGATCGTGACCCACATGATCCGCCTAAGTATGGCGATGCCGCGAACGCTGTTTGTGTTGACATGGTTGGCCGTTGCATTGGCTGCGTGGCAAATGTCGATGTTAGGGCGAAACTTTTTGCCTCCTTTTGATGAAGGAAGCATTCAGGTAAACGTGACGCTGCCGCCGGGGTCATCCTTGGATGCTTCCAATGAAGTTTCGGGGGCGATTGATTTGGTCTTTCAATCGATGCAAAAAAACGCTGATAATCCGACGGGGGAAATTTTGCATTTCGTTCGTCGTACGGGGCGCGCTGAAATGGACGAGCATGCTTCTCCGGTGAACTTTGGCGAATACATTCTTAGTATGAATCCCGAATCGCCGACCGAACGGGAGCAGATTCTGGCGACCCTTCGTGAAAAAATTAGTGACGAAGCTCCTGGAGTGGACATCGAAGTCGAACAGCCATTGGCCCACTTGATCAGCCATATGATCTCGGGCGTTTACGCTCAGATTGCGATCAAGATTCACGGCGACGACCTGGATACCCTGCAGCGTGTCGCCGAGCAGGTTAAAGCGACCATTCAGGACGTGCCAGGAATCACGCCGCCGATCGTGGAACCCATTCAAGAGACGCCTGAGCTGCACATCGCACTTCGCGCTGACGATCTAGCGTTGCATGGAGTGACTCGCCAGTATGTCGCAGACGTTTTGCAGACGGCGTTACAGGGGGAGGTCGTTTCTCAAGTCTTGGAAGGCCAGCGGCGGTTCGATTTACTCGTCCGTCTGGAGGAAGAGTATCGCACGGATTATGCAAACCTGGATCGGCTTCGAATCGATTTGCCCGACCGTGAGGGGCAACCAGATCGAGGACAGATCGAACTTCGTGAAGTCGCGGATGTCGGGGTCGGAACCGGACCGAATTCGATCAATCGCGAAAACGCACGCCGCCGGATCGTGATTCGCTGTAACACCGAAGGCCGCGATTTAGCGGGCGCCGTCAATGATATTAAGAACCGTATTGGTAACCAGGTTGAAATGCCGGTAGGCTATTTCATTGAATATGGAGGCCAATTCGAAAGCCAGCAACGGGCGACGCGAATGATAGTTGTGTTGGCCGGAGTTTCGGTGATCGGGATGTTTGTGGTGCTGTTGATCTTGTTTCCCTCGATTCGCATTGTGCTGCAAATCTTAAATGCACTTCCCACAGCGTTTATCGGCGGCGTGATGGCACTGGTGATCACCCAGCAAAGTCTGACGGTGGCAAGTCTGGTTGGGTTCATCTCGCTTGGGGGCATCGCGGTACGCAACGGTATCTTGTTGGTGACTCACTACTTTCACCTAATGAAAGAAGAAGGAGAGGACTTTACAGAGGAAATGGTTTTGCGAGGCAGTCTGGAAAGGCTTGCACCTGTGTTGATGACCGCGTTGACAGCCGGTATCGGTCTCATACCACTTGTGCTGGGTGGGCAAGAGCCGGGGCGTGAAATTTTGTATCCCGTCGCCACCGTAATCCTCGGCGGGCTTGCAACATCGACCTTCTGTGAATTTCTGATTCACCCAGGATTCTTCTGGAAATTCTCTGGCAAGGATGCCGCTCGACTTGCCACGCTTGAAACGGAGGATGATGAATTTGGAATGAAATAG